A single Arachidicoccus sp. BS20 DNA region contains:
- a CDS encoding LOG family protein has protein sequence MLQSVAVFCGSQNGNNPIYIQHAETLGKLLAENKIDIVYGGGNSGLMGAVANAALENAGKIIGIIPKRLVDRERAHKSLTQIHIVDDMHTRKQMMYSLSEAILILPGGNGTLDEMFETITWNVLSIHDKKVILLNSAGFYNALVQHIENMFNEGFLYSENKIEICSTPEEVLQLLTKD, from the coding sequence ATGCTACAATCGGTCGCGGTCTTTTGCGGTTCACAAAACGGGAATAATCCAATCTATATTCAACATGCAGAAACATTAGGAAAATTATTGGCAGAAAATAAAATAGATATTGTTTACGGCGGCGGAAACTCAGGTCTTATGGGCGCTGTGGCAAATGCGGCTTTGGAAAACGCCGGAAAAATTATCGGTATTATTCCCAAAAGGTTAGTCGATAGAGAACGTGCGCACAAATCGCTTACGCAAATTCATATTGTGGACGATATGCACACGCGCAAACAAATGATGTATAGCTTGAGCGAAGCCATTTTGATATTGCCCGGTGGCAACGGCACGCTCGATGAAATGTTTGAAACCATTACCTGGAATGTGTTGAGTATTCACGACAAAAAAGTAATTTTATTGAACTCCGCTGGCTTTTACAATGCACTTGTTCAGCACATTGAGAATATGTTCAATGAAGGATTTTTGTATTCCGAAAATAAAATAGAAATATGTTCAACGCCCGAAGAGGTATTGCAATTGCTTACCAAAGATTGA
- a CDS encoding DUF5683 domain-containing protein has translation MSKNTLFPLVKKDSVTAKDSLQPIKNVGDSIAKNAMMQPVQPVAKPARDTFFLFRKKHTPKGATLRSLIFPGWGQAYNHEYWKVPLAWAAVGIPIYTYIDNTNEYHKAQFAYHAIFISLPAGQYPGATGDDSQIKNIDPRFLKAYNQYISGQATTANKVQFLTFLQSYRNTFRSYRDYSILATILLWGLQVADATVFGHLREFDVSPDLSLKVAPAYFQYAKAPGITVIMNIK, from the coding sequence ATGAGCAAAAACACACTTTTTCCGCTCGTGAAAAAAGATTCCGTTACAGCAAAAGATTCGCTTCAACCCATAAAAAACGTCGGCGATTCTATTGCAAAAAACGCAATGATGCAGCCTGTGCAACCCGTTGCAAAACCCGCACGCGACACTTTTTTTCTCTTTCGTAAAAAACACACGCCCAAAGGCGCAACTTTGCGTTCATTGATTTTTCCCGGTTGGGGACAAGCCTACAATCACGAATACTGGAAAGTACCTTTGGCTTGGGCTGCGGTAGGCATCCCTATTTATACATATATTGATAATACCAACGAATACCACAAAGCACAGTTTGCCTATCACGCTATTTTTATCTCGCTGCCGGCAGGTCAATATCCCGGAGCAACGGGCGACGATTCGCAAATCAAAAACATTGACCCACGGTTTTTAAAAGCGTACAATCAATATATTTCCGGACAAGCGACTACGGCAAACAAGGTTCAGTTTCTTACTTTTCTGCAATCGTATAGAAATACCTTTCGCAGCTATCGCGATTATTCCATTTTGGCAACCATATTATTGTGGGGTTTACAAGTCGCGGATGCCACTGTTTTCGGACATTTGCGGGAGTTTGATGTAAGTCCTGATTTGAGTTTGAAAGTTGCACCTGCGTATTTTCAATATGCAAAAGCGCCGGGAATAACAGTGATAATGAATATAAAATGA
- a CDS encoding metal-dependent hydrolase, translating to MQLTFYGHATFSVNIDGKTILFDPFFTGNPSIKNVDINSLKPDFIFITHGHGDHIGDAVAIAQNSGATVVAAPEVGHWLSTQGVEKLHPINHGSPVDFGFGKVRAVNALHSSGLPDGSYGANPFGFVFTSSEGNFYFAGDTGLAMDMQLIPYWTKLDFAVLPIGGNFTMDYNDAAIASDFIKCDKIVGVHYNTFDLIKIDTEAAQELFKSKGKTLVLLQPNEVIDL from the coding sequence ATGCAGCTTACTTTTTACGGACACGCGACTTTTTCGGTAAATATCGACGGAAAAACAATTTTGTTCGACCCGTTTTTTACAGGCAATCCTTCCATCAAAAATGTGGACATCAATTCGCTGAAACCCGATTTTATTTTCATCACACACGGTCATGGCGACCATATTGGCGATGCGGTTGCGATTGCACAGAACTCAGGCGCCACAGTAGTTGCAGCGCCCGAAGTTGGTCATTGGTTAAGTACGCAAGGCGTTGAAAAATTACATCCGATTAATCATGGTTCGCCTGTTGATTTCGGTTTCGGAAAAGTACGCGCCGTAAATGCGTTACATTCATCCGGCTTGCCCGACGGCAGCTATGGAGCAAACCCTTTCGGTTTCGTATTCACTTCGAGCGAAGGCAATTTTTATTTCGCAGGCGATACAGGCTTGGCAATGGATATGCAACTGATTCCTTATTGGACAAAGTTGGATTTTGCCGTTTTGCCCATTGGCGGAAATTTCACAATGGATTACAATGATGCTGCGATTGCTTCCGATTTTATTAAATGCGATAAAATAGTAGGTGTTCATTACAATACATTTGATTTAATCAAAATAGATACGGAAGCTGCGCAAGAATTGTTCAAAAGCAAAGGAAAAACATTGGTGTTGCTTCAACCGAATGAAGTAATTGACCTTTAA
- a CDS encoding thioredoxin family protein — protein sequence MKKYLFAFIAFSFFGLISKAQDAPKTADEILSSAIAQAKQQHKKVLIMFHASWCGWCKRMDASIEDKSCKKYFDDNFVIDHIDIMEHGKEVALENPGGQAMYEKYGGAEGIPFWLIFDENGNLLSTSNLAEGGHNVGCPAQENEVNTFVGLLKKYTSISDADAKAVHDRFIKNKG from the coding sequence ATGAAAAAATATCTTTTCGCTTTCATCGCATTTTCATTTTTCGGGCTCATTTCAAAAGCTCAAGATGCGCCAAAAACTGCCGACGAAATTTTAAGCAGCGCCATCGCGCAAGCAAAGCAGCAACACAAAAAAGTATTGATTATGTTTCATGCTTCGTGGTGCGGCTGGTGTAAAAGAATGGACGCCTCCATTGAAGACAAATCTTGCAAAAAATATTTCGACGACAACTTTGTAATAGACCATATTGATATTATGGAACACGGCAAAGAGGTTGCTCTTGAAAATCCCGGTGGACAAGCCATGTATGAAAAATATGGCGGAGCAGAAGGCATTCCGTTTTGGCTGATTTTTGATGAAAACGGCAATTTGCTCAGCACTTCAAATTTAGCCGAAGGCGGTCATAACGTCGGCTGTCCTGCACAAGAAAATGAAGTGAATACTTTTGTAGGCTTACTGAAAAAATATACATCTATCAGCGATGCAGATGCAAAAGCCGTTCACGACAGGTTTATAAAAAACAAAGGATAA
- a CDS encoding ParA family protein, translated as MTRIIGVANQKGGVGKTTTAINLAASFAIMEYKTLLIDADPQANSTTGIGFDLHNVTSSLYDCMVNGMQAKEVILKSDVPNLDLIPSHIDLVGAEIEMINSPNRENVLKNVLQPVKDLYDFIVIDCSPSLGLITVNSLVAADSVVVPVQCEFFALEGLGKLLNTIKIVQNRLNPDLQIEGILMTMYDGRLRLSNQVVSEVRRHFDDLVFDTIIHRNTRLSEAPSFGKPVVLYDSESKGAINYVNLAKEVLQKNNLVKSAGKAKAEQ; from the coding sequence ATGACAAGAATTATTGGAGTAGCAAATCAAAAAGGCGGTGTAGGCAAAACAACAACGGCGATTAATCTCGCTGCAAGTTTTGCTATAATGGAATACAAAACTTTGTTGATTGATGCCGACCCGCAGGCAAACAGTACCACGGGTATCGGTTTTGATTTGCACAACGTTACATCGAGCCTGTACGATTGCATGGTCAATGGAATGCAGGCAAAAGAAGTAATACTGAAAAGCGATGTACCCAATCTCGACTTGATTCCTTCGCACATTGATTTGGTGGGCGCGGAAATTGAGATGATTAATTCGCCCAACCGCGAAAATGTGTTGAAAAATGTATTGCAGCCTGTGAAAGATTTGTACGATTTTATCGTGATTGATTGTTCGCCTTCTCTCGGCTTGATTACTGTAAATTCTTTAGTTGCTGCAGATAGCGTGGTTGTTCCTGTACAATGCGAATTTTTTGCACTGGAAGGTTTGGGGAAATTATTGAACACCATAAAAATTGTTCAAAACCGCTTGAATCCCGACTTACAAATCGAAGGCATTTTAATGACAATGTACGATGGTCGCTTGCGCCTGAGCAATCAGGTTGTGAGCGAAGTAAGAAGACATTTTGACGATCTGGTTTTCGACACCATCATTCATCGCAATACAAGATTGAGTGAAGCGCCGAGCTTCGGAAAACCTGTTGTACTCTATGATTCGGAAAGCAAGGGTGCAATCAACTATGTGAATTTAGCAAAAGAAGTGTTGCAAAAAAATAATTTGGTCAAAAGCGCAGGCAAAGCCAAAGCTGAGCAATAA
- the infC gene encoding translation initiation factor IF-3 — protein sequence MALVRRNNNRHFPRQQEAEHRINERIRVPEVRLVGDNVETGIYSIEAARRIAEEKGLDLVEISPNANPPVCRVVEYKKFLYEKKRKEKEMKANSKQNEVKEIRFTPGTDDHDFDFKAKHAEKFLQDGHKVKAYVQFKGRAMMFQDRGTLLLLKFAERLADFGALENMPKMEGRRMHAMFAPKTSSKKKESKDKA from the coding sequence ATGGCATTAGTAAGAAGAAACAATAACAGACATTTCCCAAGGCAACAAGAAGCGGAACACCGTATTAATGAACGTATCAGAGTTCCTGAAGTGCGTCTGGTGGGAGATAATGTAGAAACCGGTATATATTCGATTGAAGCAGCACGCAGAATTGCGGAAGAAAAAGGGTTGGACCTGGTGGAAATTTCCCCAAATGCAAATCCGCCTGTATGTCGTGTGGTAGAATACAAAAAATTTCTTTACGAGAAGAAACGTAAGGAAAAGGAGATGAAAGCCAATTCCAAGCAGAACGAAGTAAAAGAAATCCGCTTTACGCCAGGAACCGACGACCACGATTTTGACTTTAAAGCAAAGCACGCCGAAAAATTTTTACAGGACGGACATAAAGTCAAGGCTTACGTTCAGTTCAAAGGTCGCGCTATGATGTTTCAGGACAGAGGCACATTGCTATTGCTGAAATTTGCAGAAAGACTGGCAGATTTTGGCGCGCTGGAAAATATGCCGAAAATGGAGGGCAGAAGAATGCATGCGATGTTTGCACCTAAAACTTCGTCGAAGAAAAAAGAATCGAAAGACAAAGCATAA
- the ypfJ gene encoding KPN_02809 family neutral zinc metallopeptidase → MKWLKTDDNTDNVEVEESGGSGGGNGTGRMFGKIGGGGAIVVIIISLLLGKNPLQMLGFVNNVLPDNSQAQQGTGHIGTITNVHADNDSTFTLHVFNSTNDIWQNIFSTQFHKVYTKPKLYLFYNHTTTGCGSASSVSGPFYCPADSKVYLDLAFFKQLSQEFQAPGDLAKAYVVAHEMGHHIQHLLGITDQLDAARSRLSEAAYNKLSVKLELQADFYAGLWAHYAEQEKIISLDDADINSALSAANAVGDDNLEKQAQGYAVPETFTHGTSAQRMYWFKKGYTTGDFSQGDTFHDPSLN, encoded by the coding sequence ATGAAATGGCTAAAAACTGATGACAACACCGATAATGTAGAAGTAGAAGAAAGCGGCGGAAGCGGCGGCGGTAATGGCACCGGAAGAATGTTCGGCAAAATTGGTGGCGGTGGAGCAATCGTAGTTATCATTATTTCTTTGTTGCTTGGCAAAAATCCTTTGCAGATGCTTGGCTTTGTGAACAACGTGCTACCCGATAACTCACAAGCACAGCAGGGCACGGGACACATAGGAACTATTACCAATGTTCATGCGGATAATGATTCGACATTTACACTGCATGTTTTCAATAGCACGAATGATATTTGGCAAAATATTTTTTCTACCCAGTTTCATAAAGTATATACAAAGCCCAAATTATATTTGTTCTACAATCATACCACCACAGGCTGTGGCAGCGCATCTTCTGTTTCGGGACCGTTTTATTGTCCTGCCGACAGTAAAGTTTATCTCGATTTGGCTTTCTTCAAACAACTTTCGCAGGAGTTTCAAGCGCCCGGCGATTTGGCAAAAGCCTACGTGGTAGCGCACGAAATGGGACATCACATCCAGCATTTGCTTGGGATTACTGACCAATTGGATGCGGCACGTTCACGCCTGAGCGAAGCTGCTTATAACAAACTTTCTGTGAAACTGGAACTGCAAGCCGATTTTTATGCGGGGCTTTGGGCGCATTATGCCGAACAGGAAAAAATAATTTCCCTTGATGATGCGGATATTAACAGCGCGCTTTCGGCTGCGAATGCCGTAGGCGACGACAATCTGGAGAAGCAGGCGCAAGGTTATGCCGTGCCGGAAACCTTTACACACGGGACTTCCGCGCAGCGAATGTATTGGTTTAAGAAAGGATATACGACCGGAGATTTTTCGCAGGGAGATACTTTTCACGACCCAAGTTTGAATTGA
- a CDS encoding FAD-binding oxidoreductase has protein sequence MFSPELIQQFKSIIGDNYVFADEETLQHYSHDETEKLSYLPSVVLKPKTTEEISAILKICNEQKIPVTPRGAGTGLSGGALPNLGGVLLSTERLNQILEIDERNLQVITEPGVVTEELQNAVKEKNLFYPPDPQSKGSCFIGGNIAENSGGPKAVKYGTVKDYVLNLEVVLPTGEIIWTGANVIKNATGYNLTQLIVGSEGTLGIVTKIVLRLIPLPKFDLLMLVPFHSVEKAGEAVSAIFCAGFTPSALELVEINALKITSDYVDNQTVPVHDGIAAHLIIEVDGNNQDVLMQDMQAIAVLLENYDTDEIFFADDAQQKEELWKLRRKTAEAVKLKGYTIEEDTVVPRAELPALINGAKALGVEHNFDVVCYGHAGDGNLHIRIRKEGISNSHGNAEMTGILAELFKLVKTLGGTISAEHGIGLIQKTYMPIVFDEVQLNLMRGIKKVFDPNNILNVGKIFDI, from the coding sequence ATGTTTTCTCCAGAACTCATACAACAATTCAAATCTATCATCGGCGACAATTATGTTTTTGCCGATGAAGAAACATTGCAGCATTATTCGCATGACGAAACAGAGAAGCTTTCTTATTTGCCTTCTGTTGTTTTAAAACCAAAAACAACAGAAGAAATAAGTGCAATTTTAAAAATTTGTAATGAACAAAAAATTCCTGTAACGCCGCGCGGCGCGGGAACAGGCTTGAGCGGCGGCGCATTGCCAAACTTAGGCGGCGTGCTGCTTTCAACGGAACGGCTCAATCAAATTTTAGAAATTGATGAAAGAAATTTGCAAGTGATTACAGAACCCGGCGTGGTTACGGAAGAACTGCAAAACGCCGTAAAAGAAAAGAATCTGTTTTATCCGCCTGACCCGCAAAGTAAAGGTTCGTGCTTTATCGGCGGCAACATTGCGGAAAACAGCGGCGGTCCCAAAGCCGTGAAATACGGCACTGTAAAAGATTATGTGTTGAACCTTGAAGTGGTTTTGCCTACAGGCGAAATTATTTGGACGGGCGCAAATGTGATAAAAAATGCAACAGGTTATAATCTTACGCAACTTATTGTCGGCAGTGAAGGAACGCTTGGCATTGTTACAAAAATTGTATTGCGATTAATTCCTCTACCCAAATTTGATTTGCTTATGCTCGTGCCTTTTCATTCTGTTGAAAAAGCAGGCGAAGCCGTGAGTGCCATATTCTGCGCGGGTTTCACGCCGAGTGCGTTGGAATTGGTAGAGATAAATGCATTGAAAATTACAAGCGATTATGTCGATAATCAAACAGTTCCCGTGCATGACGGCATTGCTGCACATTTGATTATTGAAGTGGACGGTAATAATCAAGATGTGTTGATGCAGGATATGCAAGCCATCGCGGTTTTGTTGGAAAACTATGACACCGACGAAATCTTTTTTGCCGATGACGCGCAGCAAAAAGAAGAACTTTGGAAGCTCCGTCGCAAAACTGCGGAAGCCGTAAAATTGAAAGGTTATACGATTGAAGAAGATACCGTTGTGCCGCGTGCGGAATTGCCTGCGCTCATCAACGGTGCGAAAGCCTTAGGCGTTGAACATAACTTTGATGTGGTTTGTTACGGACACGCAGGAGACGGAAATTTACACATCAGGATTCGGAAAGAAGGCATATCGAATAGTCATGGAAATGCAGAGATGACGGGCATTCTGGCGGAATTGTTTAAGTTGGTAAAAACACTTGGCGGAACGATTAGTGCAGAACACGGAATAGGGTTGATACAAAAAACATATATGCCGATTGTGTTTGATGAAGTGCAATTAAATTTGATGCGCGGCATTAAAAAAGTATTCGACCCGAATAATATTTTGAATGTAGGGAAAATTTTTGATATATAA
- the dapB gene encoding 4-hydroxy-tetrahydrodipicolinate reductase, whose product MKIALIGYGKMGKAIEEIALAKGHEIVLKISSSTIDLLTKENLQQADVAIEFTNPESAVQNIKLCADAGVPCISGSTGWLKNWHEVVNYVNEKQGAFLYGSNFSIGVNLFFELNKYLAKLMKPYKDYDVSLEEIHHTHKKDAPSGTAITLAEQVLHEITSKKNWVNAPSGNKEDLVILSQRIDPAPGTHTIKYSSEIDDIEITHTAHNRKGFAGGAVLAAEFIKDKKGIFTMQDVLFR is encoded by the coding sequence ATGAAAATAGCATTAATCGGTTACGGAAAAATGGGCAAAGCCATTGAAGAAATTGCTTTAGCAAAAGGGCATGAAATTGTATTGAAAATTTCTTCTTCAACAATTGATTTGCTGACCAAAGAAAACTTGCAGCAAGCCGATGTTGCGATTGAATTTACCAATCCCGAATCGGCTGTACAAAATATTAAACTTTGCGCAGATGCAGGCGTGCCGTGCATTTCAGGCTCAACGGGCTGGCTGAAAAACTGGCATGAAGTTGTAAATTATGTAAACGAAAAACAAGGCGCATTTTTGTACGGAAGCAATTTCAGCATCGGTGTAAATTTGTTTTTTGAGCTGAATAAATATTTGGCAAAGTTGATGAAGCCATACAAAGATTATGATGTTTCGCTGGAAGAAATTCATCATACACATAAAAAAGATGCGCCAAGCGGAACGGCTATAACGCTTGCGGAACAAGTGTTGCATGAAATTACTTCAAAGAAAAATTGGGTAAATGCGCCGAGCGGTAATAAAGAAGATTTGGTTATTCTTTCGCAAAGAATTGACCCTGCGCCCGGCACGCATACCATAAAATATAGTTCCGAAATTGACGATATTGAAATCACGCATACGGCGCATAACCGCAAAGGATTTGCAGGCGGCGCGGTACTTGCAGCGGAATTTATCAAAGACAAAAAAGGTATTTTTACAATGCAGGATGTATTGTTTAGATAG
- a CDS encoding metallophosphoesterase, producing the protein MRRLIQIRTIVVVFLLLIDIYLFFVFKYLTQNSSPKLRLTVLSAHCIVSVASIVSLFVLNIVPQQTRYYIISIILGILIAKLLFVLVLLVDEIRRGIFWTVKRIVPSKPANTNVSNNSIPRSSFLVWLGAILGGGFLATFLYGFSNKYNYRVRTVKINFPNLPKSFKGLRILQLSDIHSGSFSNKRAVNDGVSMALREKPDIILFTGDLVNDRAVEMINYKNVFNRLTAPMGVYSTLGNHDYGDYAEWNSPEEKAANLEQLKNIHAEMGWRLLMNEHIIFERNGEKIALLGIENWGAKGHFPKYGKLDVAYKGTENVPFKILMSHDPSHWDAQVRPDYPGIDLTLAGHTHGMQFGVEIPHFKWSPIQYMYKQWAGLYKTGKQYLYVNRGYGFLGYPGRVGILPEITVIELV; encoded by the coding sequence ATGCGTCGTTTAATTCAAATCCGCACCATTGTCGTTGTTTTTCTTTTACTGATTGATATTTATTTGTTTTTCGTATTCAAATATCTCACGCAAAATTCGTCGCCAAAGCTACGGCTCACGGTACTTTCGGCGCATTGTATTGTTTCCGTCGCGAGCATTGTTTCGCTGTTTGTGCTAAACATTGTGCCGCAACAAACACGTTATTATATCATCAGCATTATTCTTGGAATTTTAATTGCAAAATTGTTATTCGTTCTTGTTTTATTGGTCGATGAAATTCGTCGCGGCATCTTTTGGACAGTCAAGAGAATTGTTCCGTCAAAGCCTGCAAACACAAATGTTTCAAACAATTCCATTCCGCGTTCATCGTTTTTGGTTTGGCTGGGCGCAATTCTCGGCGGCGGATTTTTAGCCACGTTTTTGTACGGATTTTCCAACAAATACAATTACCGCGTTCGCACCGTAAAAATCAATTTTCCCAATTTACCAAAATCGTTCAAAGGCTTACGGATACTGCAACTCAGCGATATTCACAGCGGAAGTTTTTCCAACAAACGCGCCGTAAATGACGGCGTTTCGATGGCTTTGCGCGAGAAGCCTGACATCATTTTATTTACGGGCGATTTGGTCAATGACCGCGCCGTTGAAATGATAAATTATAAAAATGTATTCAATCGTCTTACTGCGCCGATGGGTGTTTACAGCACTTTGGGCAATCACGATTACGGCGATTACGCAGAATGGAACTCGCCCGAAGAAAAAGCCGCAAATCTCGAACAATTAAAAAATATTCATGCGGAAATGGGCTGGCGTTTGCTGATGAATGAACACATTATTTTTGAACGCAACGGCGAAAAAATTGCTTTGCTCGGCATTGAAAACTGGGGAGCAAAAGGTCATTTTCCAAAATACGGAAAGCTCGATGTAGCATACAAAGGCACGGAAAATGTTCCTTTTAAAATACTCATGAGCCACGACCCAAGTCATTGGGACGCGCAGGTTCGTCCCGATTATCCCGGCATTGATTTGACACTTGCAGGGCATACGCACGGAATGCAGTTTGGTGTGGAAATTCCGCACTTTAAATGGAGTCCCATTCAATATATGTACAAGCAATGGGCTGGACTGTACAAAACGGGAAAGCAATATTTGTATGTCAATCGTGGTTACGGTTTTCTCGGCTATCCCGGTCGCGTAGGCATTTTGCCGGAGATTACGGTAATTGAGTTGGTGTGA
- a CDS encoding ParB/RepB/Spo0J family partition protein encodes MAVSNKVTPPKAFKQGKEALGKGIRSLLANIDEDLKTTSGNLKPKVVEEATTTMRVAISAIEVNPKNPRNDFDEKALNELADSIKLHDIIQPLTVSKTADGKYRLIAGERRFRAAKIAGLADVPVYIRQANDAELLELALLENLQREDLNAIEIGLSYQRMMDELAYTQEQVAERMGKERSTVANYIRLLKLPPDVQLAVRYGTLSMGHARALITLETVDKQLFAFKEIKEKGLSVRQTEALVRELSKDKNTTAKAKPANTLPPAYKKIEDNLASYFGTKVKLAHSKNGNGSITIEYYSLQELNKLLETMNVHVG; translated from the coding sequence ATGGCTGTATCAAACAAAGTAACTCCACCAAAAGCATTTAAACAAGGCAAAGAAGCATTGGGCAAAGGTATTCGTTCTTTGCTGGCAAATATTGATGAGGATTTAAAAACCACTTCCGGCAATCTGAAGCCAAAAGTGGTTGAAGAAGCTACAACCACCATGCGTGTAGCTATTAGTGCTATTGAAGTAAATCCGAAAAATCCGCGCAACGATTTTGACGAGAAAGCTTTGAATGAACTGGCAGATTCTATTAAGCTGCACGACATTATTCAACCACTAACCGTAAGTAAAACTGCTGACGGGAAATATCGTTTAATCGCGGGCGAGCGCCGTTTTCGCGCAGCAAAAATCGCCGGCTTGGCAGACGTCCCCGTTTACATTCGTCAGGCAAATGATGCGGAATTATTGGAACTGGCGCTGTTGGAAAATTTGCAGCGCGAAGATTTGAATGCCATTGAAATTGGTTTGAGCTACCAGCGCATGATGGACGAACTTGCTTACACGCAGGAACAAGTTGCAGAGCGCATGGGCAAAGAAAGAAGCACGGTAGCAAACTACATCCGTTTACTGAAACTTCCGCCGGACGTGCAATTGGCAGTTCGCTACGGAACGCTGAGCATGGGACACGCGCGCGCATTGATTACTTTGGAAACGGTGGATAAACAGCTTTTCGCTTTCAAAGAAATCAAGGAAAAAGGCTTGAGCGTTCGCCAAACCGAAGCATTGGTTCGCGAGTTGAGTAAAGATAAAAATACAACGGCAAAAGCAAAACCCGCCAACACATTGCCGCCTGCCTATAAAAAAATCGAAGACAATCTTGCTTCGTATTTTGGGACAAAAGTAAAATTGGCACATAGCAAGAACGGCAATGGCAGCATCACTATTGAATATTATTCCTTGCAGGAACTTAACAAACTATTGGAAACGATGAACGTTCATGTGGGTTAA